Genomic window (Nitrospirales bacterium LBB_01):
AACTCCTGCCACTGCCTAACCATGCCAAGGTAATGATTATTCAAAATTGCCACCTTTACCGGCAAATCATATATAACAGCCGTTGCAAGCTCCTGAATGTTCATCTGAATGCTACCGTCTCCGGCTATATCTATCACGGTTTTATCGGGAAATGCAACTTGTGCCCCGAGAGCCGCGGGAAAGCCGTATCCCATCGTGCCAAGACCGCCTGAGCTTAAAAATGTCCGCGGCTTTTTAAATTTAAAAAACTGTGCCGCCCACATCTGATTTTGCCCAACCTCGGTGGCTATTATTGCATCCCCTTCGGTTGCCTCGTAAAGTTTCTCTATAACGTACTGCGGCTTTATGATATTTTCATCAAACCGGTAAGTAAGCGGCCTTGCCTTTTTCCACTCATCTATGTGTTTTATCCATGCCTTTCTGATTTCCTCCCACTGCGGCTTGTCCGTGTCCTTAAGTATCTGATTAAGGGTAAACAGCACTTTTGTGGAATCTCCCACTATTGGAATATCCACATCGACGTTCTTTCTTATGGATGTGGGGTCTATGTCAATGTGGATTATTTCAGCGTTAGGAGCAAAGGCATCAATTTTACCGGTGACCCTGTCATCAAAGCGCATTCCAACTGCTATCAACAGGTCTGATTCCTGAATGGCCATATTTGCGTAGTAGGTGCCGTGCATACCAGGCATTCCAAGAGACAGAGGATGGTTGGTTGGGAATGCTCCTATTCCCATAAGTGTGGTAGTGACGGGAATATCCGTAAACTCGGCAAATATTCTAAGCTCATCGGATGCTCCCGATAGAATAACTCCGCCTCCGGCAATTATAACCGGTTTCTTTGAGCGGGTGATTTTTTCCGCCGCCTTTTCTATCATCCACCGGTTGCCTTCAAGTGTGGGGTGATAGCTTCGGATGTTAAGTTTATCCGGCCAGTGGAATTTTCCCTGAGCTGCGGAAACGTCTTTAGGTAAATCTATTACAACGGGCCCCGGTCTGCCTGATGAGGCAATGTAAAAAGCCTCTTTTATTGTATAAGCCAAATCATTTATGTCTTTAACAAGGTAATTATACTTACAGCACGGGCGTGTAATGCCAACAATATCAGCCTCCTGAAAGGCATCGTTACCGATAAGCATAGTGGGCACCTGACCGGTTAACACAACTATTGGGATAGAGTCCATAGCCGCAGTTGCAATGCCTGTGACGGTGTTTGTGGCGCCCGGCCCTGAGGTAACAAGAGCTACCCCTACCTTTCCGGTTGATCGGGCATAGCCGTCTGCCATGTGGGTTGCCCCCTGTTCATGCCGCGTAAGAATCAGCTTTATGTCTTTGGCATCATAGAGAGCATCAAAAATATTTAAAACCACCCCTCCGGGATAACCGAATATGTGCTTTACCCCTTCCTTTTTCAACGATTCAACTATTATCTGTGATCCTGTTGCTTTCATTCCTTTTACCTCTTTCTATCCTTTTATCTTACTTTCTTACCATTCAGTGCATAACAAGGGTTTACTGCAATATTAACAACTACACCCTATCTAATGTCTACAGTGAAGTTTAGCATATTTTTGAATTTAAGGTAAACTACTCACTTGATTTTCTGCAATAATTTGTGTTTTGCTATTGAAGGTATGGTTTTACAATAAATTATGGTTGAGGTGCTGTTGTCTTGATAGGCGAGTACTTAACTGGGCGTCGTAACGAGGCTGGGGTTTCCATTGAGGAACTGTCAAAGAGGACTCGCATACGTCTGTATTATCTTAAAGCGTTGGAAAAAGAGGAGTTCCATAAAATCCCCGGTGAGACTTATATCAAAGGTCATATACAGACATACCTTAAGGCTCTCGATGTGGATCCTTCAGAGGGGCTCAGAATATACCATGATGAGTGTAATCAAGGAACGAAACATACTCCTGTAATTACAAAAACATCCGATTTTAACCCCGTCAAGACTGCCCCTGCTGAGCCTGTAAAATCATATAAATACGTCTTTGCGGCGATTATTTTAATTGCGTGTCCGCTTATTTATTTTTTATATAGCCACAAAGTAGAAAGGCTGCACTTAAAAACAAATATGATTAACAAAGCACAAACAAATATCAAGGGATTTATAGACAATGTTAACTCTGCAAATCAGGATAACACATCTAAGGCTGTGCAGCCGCCAGTGCCTCAAACAACTGAGGATAACTCTGTGCAATTAACACAGGGACAGCCCTCTGTCAGCCCGCCTCCGGTTACAGCCAATACAGCGCGGCACACCCTGTCGCTTAAAGCGTCAGACTTAACATGGCTCAGTGTTAAAATTGACGGGACAGAAACAAAACAGATGTTTCTTAAGCCGATGGAAACTGTAGAATGGGTTGCAGGTAACAATTTTATACTAAAACTGGGTAATGCAGGTGGCGTTAAAATAGTTTTTGATGGTAAAGAAGTAGAGGGTTCATGGCAAAAAGGGAGTGTTGTTACTTTAGAGCTGCCCCCAAAACCACCACCCCCTGAAACACCAGCTCCAGAGTAGTTAGTCCATAACCCATTTTGGTTGACTTTAAGGACAAAATCAATGTTTAATAAGTAATATTTGTAAATTGTCTGACTTCAGCGGGAGGTAATTTAAGATGGACTTATCTCTTTTATCAGTTTTTACAGCAGGGATATTAGCGTTTCTTGCTCCTTGTGTGCTGCCGATTGTTCCAGCTTATTTGTCTTTTATAGCCGGTGTGGAGGGGGGCTCTGATTCAACCGACATCAAACGCAATATGTCAAAAACCCTCATTCCGATTTGTTTTTTTGTGCTGGGGTTTTCTGTTGTGTTTATTATTATGGGAGCAACTGCTACTGCGCTTGGGCGTTTTCTGGTTGACTACCAACAGTACATAAACCGTATAGGAGGCGCTCTCGTAATATTTTTTGGTCTTCACTTTACAAACCTCTTTTTGCGTGAGGATTTTGTTAAACTCTTTGCTGGAATTGGACTTCTAATAGCCGGAGCGTTTGCTTTTGAGATTATTGGGCAGCAGGATTTCCTGACAATTATGGGCGCATGGGCTGTTGTGTTTGCGCTGTATTTCTTTTCGGCTCATTTGCTTCTATATAGGCAGCTTAAGGCTCAAAACAATGCCGCCGCCGGTATGTTTAGCTCATTTGCTGTAGGGCTAACCTTTGGCGCTGGCTGGAGCCCCTGCATAGGCCCAATTCTCGGCTCAGTCCTGCTTTTGGCCTCAAGGCAGGACTCCGTCTATCAGGGGATGCTGTTTCTTGCCGTGTTTTCACTTGGGCTTGGTATTCCTTTTATCGTTGCCGGTGCTTTTTGGGCAGGGTTTCTTAATTTTGTCAGGAAATTCGGTAAATTCTTTGCCCTTGTAGAATTTGTGGGCGGCGTTTTATTAATAACACTTGGCTTATTACTGCTAACCGGAAAACTATCCGTACTTTCTGCTTGGTAAACAGGTTTGATAAAGATCTATAAACTCATAAGAGCGCAAAAAATTACAATTGCAGGCTCTATGTTACTTACATTGTTGACTTTAGCTGTGTTCTCATGCGGCTCTGACAGCGGGGGCGGAGATAGCGGCTCCTCTTCAGACACCACTACAACGACAACCACAGCATCACCCTCAGCAACGTCACATAATCAAGGACTGGACTGCTTATACTGCCATGTTACAGTGTTCACTACCGGCAGCAAACAACTACTTATCGGAGGCACTGTGTTTAAATCCATTAATGTCTCAGATATTGATAACGTAACAAATACCTGTAATGCTTCAATAAACGTACAATTCCTTGATTCCTCACGTAATGTTGTTTATGACTCCTTAAACTACATTGACACAATCTCATCTGTGGACAACGGAACAGGAAATATATTTATCCTTTCAAGAAAGCTTTCTACCTTAACTGGAGAATACTATATGCGATTGGTGACAAGCGACAATACAACAATTGCTCAGAGTAGTAATCGTCACACCTTTACAGATGCTTACGGCAGTTCAAATCCTACTGATTTATTTAACAGATACTCATGCAACGCTTGCCACACTGCAAATCCACAAGGCGGAGCACACGGGTACTTGTATCCAAATGTGAACTCATCAAAATGTTATTAAAGAGACGGAGAGACGAACATGAAGATGGTGTGTAATCGTTATGGGTTGTTAGTTGTACTTGTGCTAATGTCTTTGGTGACAGTTTCTTGCGGTTCAAGCGGCAGTGACGGCGGCTCATCATCATCGTCCTCATCATCAGGCTCAGGCACTGGCTGGCATAATCAGGGCAGGGATTGCCTCTATTGTCACAACACTGACCTTACTGCTGACAAACATTTGCTTATCGGAGGAACTGTATTTAAAACTGTTACCGTCTCAGATGTTGACAACACAGCAAATGCCTGTAATACCACAGTGTATGTCCAATTTGTTGACAGTGCATTTAAAGTTGTTTACGACTCATCAAACTATACAGACACGACATCCTCTGGAAATAACGGCACTGGTAATGTTTTTATTTTATCGAGACAACTTTTAACACTGACCGGACAATATTACATGCGGCTTGTAACCAGCGACAACGTCACAATCGCTCATAGCAGAAATCTCCACAGCTTTACGAGTGCTTACAGCAGTTCAAATCCGTCAGATTTACTAAACAGGTACTCATGTAATGCTTGTCACACGGCAGCGCCTCAAGGTGGAGCGGATGGTTATTTGTATCCAAACATAGATTCGTCTAAATGTAATTAAAGGAGGTAGGATGCTTGCGAAATTCTTGAAAATATCACTAATTGCTATGATGTTGACTGTATTTACGGCTGCATTTGCTTTTGCCATACCGATGGAGGGTCAACCTGCGATTGATTTTAAACTTCCGGAATTTTTTGATACCACTAAAGTGTATTCGCTGTCGGATTTTACCGGCAAGGTAATCCTTTTAAACATATGGGCAAGCTGGTGCACTGGCTGTCAGGCTGAGATGCCGGAGTTTATGGCGCTTGCCGATGACTTTAAGGACAAAGGGTTTGTTATAGTAGCGGTGTCTGTTGACAATGACGCTGCAAAAGCCGTTGATTTCCTAAAAGACCTTGAAGCAAAGACAGGGAAAAACTTAAACTTCACCACTCTTTACGACAAAGACAAAAAGATAGCAAAAGACTACAAGCCACGTGGAATGCCCTCCTCCTATCTGATAGATAAAACCGGTAAAATCAAAAATATTTTCCCAGGCTCCTTTAGTGCGTCAAATATAGGCGCTCTAAAAGCTGCCATCGTGGAGCTGCTTAAATGAAATCGTTTGTTTTAGCGATAGTGATTGCTACAATTACTATGTTAACGTCATGTTCTGAAAAACTTGCAATCGTTAAGCCGTATGAGAGGGAGTTTTTTGCAGAAGATAGGATGTTTTTTAGCCCTATGGAGGGGCGCAGCGAGTGGGAGGGGCACGTATTTTTGGTTAAAGAGGCGGCACAAGGCGGCGAGGGCTCATTTCAAGGCGGATGCGGCTGCAGATGAGACTGCTGAAATTATCTAAAATTGTCGCTGTTATTATATTTGTGCTTTTTTCATTTGCTGCGCTTAACGCTGAGGAGTTAAAAGACAAAATTTCACTCGGTTATGATTTCTACACAGATAGCGGTGACACTAAAGTGTATTCTCCAAACATTGGGATTTATAAAAAAATAACTGGTAACTTTCTAATAGGTGGAAAACTTCGGGTGGATGCCATAACATCGGCTACTATGTCAAACGGCGGACGAAAAAATACTGTTGACGCCGTAACAAGCGCAACCCGGTCGCATGGAACATTTGACGAGATGCGATATGCTCCTAATATTTTTGCTGAATATAAAGATGATGAAAACGCACTGACTCTCGGAGGCTATTACTCTACAGAAAATGATTACATAGGCCGCTCTTTATATGCCGATTACACTCGCCTTCTTAATGAGCAAAACACTGCTTTAGGGTTAGCTGTTTCCTATGCTTTTGACAAATGGCGTCCGTCATTTTCAAGAGTACTCTCAACATATGACAGAAACGAGACCGATATAGACGCCTCTGTTACACAGCTGTTTTCTCCCACATTTTCCGGTCAGCTTGTTTACTCATTTATTGAAAAGGACGGCTATCTGGCCTCTCCCTACTATTACCTGACTACAAAAACGTTTAGTGTCTTTGAGCGTTACCCAGAGCGTAGAACAGGGCACGCATTGGCGTTTAAACTTATAAAAGCACTTGACCCTCTTACAAGTCTGCACTTTAAGTACAGGCTCTATACCGATACGTGGGATATAAACGCTCACACGTTTGAGGTTGAACTGTATCGTGAAATCGCAAAACCTGTGACTTTTGGAGTTAGGTACAGATTTTACACACAGGGAGCCGCCGACTTTATGAAACCCATCAGTCAGTATAAAAGAAATGACCAATACATTGGAGTTGACTACCGATACAGCGCCTTCAACTCAAACACCTTTGGACTTGCGCTTATCTTTAAACCCAAAACGACTGAGACCGCATTTATTGACTTGAACAAGATGAAAATAAAGTGCAGCGCCGACTATTACGTCACATCTAAAAACGATTATATTCGGTATTGGTACGATATGGACAGAATGAAGGCGCTGCTTACATCTCTGACAATTGACTACGAGTTTTGAAATAACATCTTATATTCAATTTCCCCATCTTTTAAATAGATTATGAGAAATGGAGAGATTATCAAGAAGCTTTCCTGTTATGAAATTTAACATATCATCTATTGATTTAGGTTTTGTATAAAACGCCATAACAGGCGGCGCTATGGTAACACCTATGCGGGAAAGTTTCAGCATGTTTTCAAGATGTATCGCACTAAAGGGCATCTCTCTGGGTACCAGTATTAATCGTCTGCGCTCTTTTAGTGTTACATCTGCCGCTCTTTGAACTATATTTTCTCCGTAGCCGTTTGCGATGCCTGATAAGGTCTTCATAGAACAGGGAATCACTATCATCCCGTCATTCAAAAATGTGCCGCTAAGAAGCGGGCAGTACAAATCCCCCTCTTTGCTGTAAAACAAATGCTCGCTTTTAAAGTACTCTCTTAACGTACTAAGGGCAGCTGTATTCCAGTCATTTCCGGTCTCATCTTTTATCACACTAAACGCTGACGTGGAAATGATTAAATGCACTTCGGAGGTCTTTAAGAGTTCCCCAATAAACCTTAACGCAAGCACTGAGCCGCTTGCGCCGGTAATTGCTACTATGTATTTTTTTCTGCCCATAAACGTGTGGTCATATATGCCATATTTTCGCCTTTTCTATCATATCAAGCATGTAGTCCACACGCATCATCGCTTGCCTCAGTCTTTGCGATACCGCTATGCTGACACCCTTAAATAACCGTCGTCCAAAATCGGGATCCTCTACTATCCTGTTGTCCAGCGACTCTCTTGATATACTCAGCAGCACCGTAGTTTCAAGTGAAATAACTGTGGCTGAGGTCTGAGTGTCTTCAATGTAGGACATCTCCCCAAGTATCTCGCCTGGGCCTACTGTGTTTATTTGTTTGTTGGCATTAGGCAGAAACACTCCTAATGAACCCTCCATAACTATGTAGATATACTCAATATACTCTCCAGCTCTTATGACCACAGTATCTGGTTCAATTGTCTGCTCAACACCGGTTGACAGAAGCCACTGTATATCCTCGTCAGAGAGCACCTCAAGCAGCGTAACAAGTTTAGCCATATGATAACCTCGTCTTCAACAGCATTTTAATAATCGCCAATTGTGTTTCTAAAGACCTCTTCAACAGTGGTAAGCCCAAGTTGAACCTTCTTTAAACCACTCTGTCTAAGTGTCAACATCCCCATCTTTATCGCCTCTCTCTTTATGGCCTCTGAGGTGCCGCCGGAAAGAATTACCTCTTTTAGTTCACCACGCATTGGCATTACCTCATGCAACGCCAGCCTGCCCTTATAACCTGTGTCACCGCACTCAGGGCAACCGCTGCCTATAAAACACTTAAAGTCAGCGATTTCCTCCTTGGGTACACCAGCTTTCAGAAGCCGCGTCGGTGTGACAGTTTTATCTTCTATTTTACACTTTGTGCAAATCCTTCTTGCTAACCTCTGTGCAACTATGAGAACCACAGAAGATGATACCAAAAAAGGCTCTATCCCTATATTTAAAAGTCTTGTGACAGTGGATGGCGCATCGTTTGTATGCAGAGTGCTCAGCACTAAGTGACCGGTAAGAGCAGCTTTTACTCCAATTTCTGCTGTCTCCTGGTCTCGTATCTCACCAACCAAAATTATGTCAGGGTCCTGACGCAAAAAGGCCCTCAAGGCGTTTGCAAATGTCAGCCCAATCTCAGGTTTTACTTGCACCTGATTAATTCCGGCAAGATTATACTCAACCGGATCCTCAGCAGTCATGATGTTTACGCCGGGTTTATTCAAATGGGAAAGCCCTGAGTACAGAGTGGTTGTTTTACCGCTTCCGGTTGGCCCCGTTACCAGCACCATCCCAAACGGCTTCTCTATTGCTTCAATGAAATCATTAAGCTGTGTTTCGTCAAAACCTAAAATGGTTAAATCAAGGTTGAGATTGGATTTATCCAGAAGTCTCATAACAACTTTTTCGCCAAACTGTAGCGGCAGCGTGGAAACTCTGAAGTCCACCTCTCCGCCTTCATATTTCAGCTTTATACGTCCATCCTGTGGAATTCGCTTTTCTGATATATCAAGACGTGACATTATTTTTATTCTGGAAATAAGAGGATTTTTTATAGTATCAGGAAATGGTGGAAACGCCTGCTTTAACACCCCATCAATTCTGTATCTTACACGTAATTCCTTTTCCCACGGCTCTATGTGAATGTCGCTTGCTCTGTCATTTATAGCATTCATCAGAATCCCGTTAACTAACTGTATTATAGGTGCGGTGTTAGCATCTGACAGAGAAATCTTTTCTTCTTTCTGATCAACAACGGTAATATTTTGATTAACCTTGCCCAGAAGTTTATTAATCTCAGACATGTCCAGAGTTGTTTTAGCACCGCTTCTGATGCCATCAGGCACTAACTTCTGTTGGTCTGTCTTAGGATAGTTCTGTTCAATAGCGCGCATAATGGATGTTTCGGTTGCAACATGGACGGCAACTTTCATTCTCGTTATAAACTTAACGTCTTCAATGGCAGGATTGTTTGAAGGGTCGGCAATGACAAGTCTTAGAGCCTCTCCCTCCATTGTAATCGGTATCATTACATGTTTCTTGGCCTTTTCAAAAGGTACTTTTTTAAGGAGAGCTGTGTCTATCTGATACTTACCTATATCTATCATGGGCACCTTATACTGTTTACTGTAAAATCCTGCAAGGTCTTCTTCTTTTATATGACCTAATTTTGTCAGCATAGAACCAAGCCGTTTACCTTCTGATTTTTGAAGTTCAAACGCCTCCATCACCTGTTTTTCTGTGACTAACCCGGCCTGCACAAGAAGCTGACCTTGTATTGGTATAGTAGATACAGCCATAGTCTTGCTCTCTCCTAAATTATGCTGTTACGGTTACCGGCAAACTTACCACAAACTCTTACATGGTTCAAACAGTGTACATACCAAACGTTTTTACTCTCAAAGTACTACTCTAAAGTTTAAAAGCATACTCATTTGGCAGTGTAACACAACACGAATAAATAGTCAATATATTGTGTTGCCTCAATCTTAGTGTGCTATCGCTTTAGTTGCGCAATGACCTCCGGTAGCTAAATGTGTTGAAAGATTTTGTTTGGTTTCTTGTAATGCAGCTATAATTGATTTTGAAAGATTCTCAAGCTCGACAAACATTTGATGTGCTCGTATAGAGTTCCCTGAGTTATAAACGGACACAATCTCTTTGCCGAGAGCATGGAGTTTTTTATGTGGCTGTTCCATGTTGCCAAAGCAGTGCATCTGCCCGCAGAGCTCTTTACCGTCAGAGTAATACCACTTTCCAAGCCGGCACATTGTGTGATCTAAAAGTGTGTTTGGATCTATATGCTCCCCGCCTTTTATGCAAAACGATATCCGGTTTACCCACAGGCGATGATCTGTCATCGCTAAATCAAGAATTAAAAGCTCTGAGTTTCTGGTCTTAAATCCGGTAGTGCTTTTACGGAGCTCCTCAGCTGAGGCTATCATTTTATTAACTTCTTTCATGATCTCAACCGATTCCCGTTCCATCTCCTCTGCTATGTGTGAAGTTTTTTCAACGTTTTGAACAACATCGTCCGTTGTGGTTGCCTGCTCATCAATTGCTGTAGCGATTGTTGTAATCTGATCACGCACCTCGCCCGTAGCATTTACTATGTCGTTTAAGACATCCCCTACCTGATTCATCAGTTCTGTTGTTTTGCCGACTTCAATTGAGGCGTTTTCCATAGACTTTGTTGTACGGTCAGACTCCGATTGAACGGCATTTATTTTACTGGAAATCTCCGTAGTTGCTACCTTGGTTCTCTCGGCAAGTTTCCTGACCTCATCTGCCACAACCGCAAACCCTCTGCCCTGCTCACCGGCTCTGGCTGCTTCAATGGCTGCGTTTAAAGCAAGTAGATTTGTCTGATCAGCTATGTCGTTTATGACACTAAGTATATCACCTATTTCATTTACACGGTTGTTTAGTGTGCCTATTAGAGATGCCAGCTCCGACGTTGTAGCGTGTACGATGCTTACTGTGTTTATTGCGCCAAAGGCTATGTCTTTCCCTTTTTCAGCAATTGTCATAGAGTTTGAAGACGTTGCGGCAGCTTGTGCGGCATTGTTTGCTATGTCCGTTATTGTTTGGCTCATCTCGGCAGAAGCAGTTGCAATCTGCATCGTCTGAGAAAGTTGATCTTTTAACCCATCGGTTGTCTTGTCGGTTTTTGTTCTAACTACATCCATCGTATTTACAACGTTATTTATTGATACAATCGTGCTGTTGATTATTCCATTAAAAAAATTTATAAGCATGTTCATATCATCTGCTAAATTTCCTATTTCATCGTCGCCGGGATGTTTGATGATAACCCGAAGGTCTTTGTCGGTAATACTTTTAACCTGTTGTGACAAGAGTTTTATAGGATGCAGGATTTTTCTTCTGGATAAAAACTATACTAAAGCCGATATGAACAAATTTAAAATGAATATTAATATTAAAACAGTATAAACCGTGTTTATATGACGAACTGAGAGTTTTTCGGCAACGTTTGTTGCTTCATTTGTTGATTTGAAGAAATCCTCGCTCTCTTTAACCAATTGCTCAGCGAGGGCAGGATTGGCTCTAAACTCTGTAATATGTTGTCTCAGTTTTTTCCAGCCAGAGTCAACTTTTTTCATCTCTGTTATAAATATATCCTCATCTGCCTTAGGTATTCCTAATGAAGTGTCACCATTTAAGATTCCATTTATAATTTTCTCAATAGAACCGATTACTTTATCAGCCTCTTGATGCTGTTTAACAAATTCTAATTTAACAAGCCTTTGAGCGCCTCCTCTGATTTTGCCTGAAAAATTAACAATTTTCCCGTCATCTGTCATATCCATCAGATTATGGCGAACTAACAAACCGCTTGCAAGCGCAGATGCGATTAGAACTACTAACATTAAATTTACCGATATACTTATCTTCACCTATTGTCCCTCCTCTGTTTAAAATATTCAGGCTAAATCATCCCAAGAGAATCACCTGCTTTATGCTGCCCTCCACTACAATAGCACCTTTACCACAGCGTAATAATTATAGTTAATTTAAAAGTGCTTTTGCAACAAAAAACCCAGCAAGATTAGCTCTTAACATAAATTTCCCGTGATATATTTTGCAGTTCTAAGGGCAAGCGCATTGATTGTCAGTGACGGCGCCTCTCCGCCGCCTGAGCGAATTTATTCAGACTATCACAATTTCCAACTTCTTTCCCAGTGCCGAGGCGACACGTTCAAGAGTTGAAAGCTTTATGTCTTCGGCGTGGTTTTCAATCCGAGATATCGCAGTCTTTTTAGTATGAAGTCTGAGGGCAAGTTCCTCCTGTGTTATCCCTGCATCTTCACGTGCTTGTCTGAGAATCATGCCAACTTTTAACTGCTCGTATC
Coding sequences:
- a CDS encoding helix-turn-helix transcriptional regulator, whose amino-acid sequence is MSDLKKYITERKMRDKDFANGYDEGYEQLKVGMILRQAREDAGITQEELALRLHTKKTAISRIENHAEDIKLSTLERVASALGKKLEIVIV